The Clostridium septicum genome contains a region encoding:
- a CDS encoding single-stranded DNA-binding protein — protein MNKIVLLGKLIRDPELKTLENNEKLFTRFIIAVDRNFKSQDGTRKADLIPVTLWGRKAEVVCKYMKKGSYISLSGRLRTGSYEDKDGNKKYIAEVVGEDFKFVGGRKWEKEEDSTEEIL, from the coding sequence ATGAATAAAATTGTATTACTAGGAAAATTAATAAGAGACCCTGAACTTAAGACATTAGAAAATAACGAAAAGCTATTTACTAGATTTATAATTGCAGTAGATAGAAACTTTAAATCACAAGATGGAACAAGAAAGGCAGATTTAATTCCAGTTACATTATGGGGAAGGAAGGCTGAAGTTGTATGTAAATATATGAAAAAAGGAAGTTATATAAGCTTAAGTGGAAGATTAAGAACAGGAAGTTATGAAGATAAGGATGGAAATAAAAAATATATAGCAGAAGTAGTAGGAGAAGATTTTAAATTTGTTGGTGGTAGGAAATGGGAAAAGGAAGAGGATTCAACAGAAGAAATTCTTTAA
- the galE gene encoding UDP-glucose 4-epimerase GalE: MAILVCGGAGYIGSHMVAELLENGQEVVVLDNLAKGHKDALLGGKLYVGDLRDRKILDKVFTENKIDAVIDFAADSLVGESMTEPLKYFNNNVYGTISLLEAMRDYNVKYIVFSSTAATYGEPDEIPILENSKTIPTNPYGESKLLVEKILRWADHAYGIKYTALRYFNAAGAHISGKIGEDHSPESHLIPIILSVALGNRDKIMMYGDDYPTADGTCVRDYIHVSDLASAHSLALRRLMNGGDSAIYNLGNGAGFSVKEVVEIARKVTGHPIPAEVAPRRAGDPAVLIASSEKAVKELNWKPKYNSLENIIETAWNWHKNHKNGYIK, encoded by the coding sequence ATGGCAATATTAGTTTGTGGTGGTGCTGGTTATATAGGTAGTCATATGGTTGCTGAACTTTTAGAAAATGGTCAAGAAGTTGTAGTTTTAGATAATCTTGCCAAAGGTCATAAAGACGCTTTATTAGGCGGAAAATTATACGTAGGTGACTTAAGAGACAGAAAAATATTAGATAAGGTATTTACAGAAAATAAAATCGATGCAGTTATAGATTTTGCAGCTGATTCTTTAGTTGGAGAAAGTATGACTGAGCCTTTGAAATATTTTAATAATAATGTGTACGGTACAATATCCTTATTGGAAGCTATGAGAGATTATAATGTTAAATACATAGTATTCTCTTCAACAGCAGCTACTTATGGAGAACCTGATGAAATTCCTATTTTAGAAAACAGTAAAACTATTCCTACAAATCCTTATGGAGAATCTAAATTATTGGTAGAAAAGATTCTTAGATGGGCAGACCATGCTTATGGTATTAAATATACAGCTTTAAGATATTTTAACGCAGCTGGCGCACATATTAGTGGCAAAATAGGAGAAGATCACTCTCCTGAATCACACCTTATTCCAATAATATTAAGCGTGGCTCTTGGTAACAGAGATAAAATTATGATGTATGGTGATGATTATCCAACTGCTGATGGAACATGTGTAAGAGATTATATTCATGTTTCTGACCTAGCTTCAGCTCATTCATTAGCATTAAGGAGATTAATGAACGGTGGAGATAGTGCAATTTATAATCTTGGTAATGGAGCTGGATTCTCTGTAAAAGAGGTTGTTGAAATAGCTAGAAAAGTAACTGGACATCCAATCCCTGCTGAAGTTGCTCCTAGAAGAGCTGGAGATCCTGCAGTTTTAATAGCTTCTTCTGAAAAAGCTGTTAAAGAATTAAATTGGAAACCAAAATATAATTCACTTGAAAATATAATAGAAACTGCATGGAATTGGCATAAAAATCATAAAAATGGATATATTAAATAA
- a CDS encoding YihY/virulence factor BrkB family protein, with translation MKNEEPGKKRSTLDFLIYFIVKVKNDDIFALASQLAYYLILSFFPFLIFLMTLIGFSNLNSMEVLDGLRSILPSSVFELVSKIVIEVVDTQYTGLLGASIAITIWSASSGFRAVIKGINKAYNMEEDRSFFKRVIVAIFFTFTLALIIILTLAMLVFGDVIGDYLISVLPFKDIIETLWNLTRYVIIVFIMTWIFACIYRYTPATKRKWREVFPGAIISTLGWIGVSLGFSYYINNIANYSRFYGSLGAVFVLMTWLYITSMILILGAEINSVLALRKKQSEE, from the coding sequence ATGAAAAACGAAGAACCTGGGAAAAAGAGATCTACATTAGATTTTTTAATATATTTTATTGTTAAAGTTAAAAATGATGATATTTTTGCCTTAGCATCGCAATTAGCATATTACTTAATCTTATCATTTTTCCCGTTTTTAATCTTTTTAATGACTTTAATAGGGTTTAGTAATTTGAACTCCATGGAGGTTTTAGATGGATTAAGAAGTATTTTACCTTCTAGTGTTTTTGAACTTGTATCAAAAATAGTAATTGAAGTGGTAGATACTCAATATACAGGTTTATTAGGGGCATCTATAGCTATTACAATATGGTCAGCTTCATCAGGGTTTAGAGCTGTAATTAAGGGGATAAATAAAGCTTACAACATGGAAGAAGATAGATCGTTTTTTAAAAGAGTTATCGTAGCAATATTTTTTACATTTACATTAGCACTTATAATAATTTTAACATTAGCAATGTTAGTATTTGGAGATGTAATAGGAGACTATTTAATATCAGTACTACCATTTAAGGATATCATAGAAACGCTATGGAATTTAACTCGTTATGTAATAATAGTATTTATAATGACCTGGATATTTGCATGTATATATAGATATACACCTGCTACTAAAAGAAAGTGGAGAGAAGTTTTTCCAGGAGCTATAATAAGCACATTAGGATGGATTGGAGTTTCTCTAGGATTTTCATACTATATAAATAATATAGCAAATTATTCGAGGTTTTATGGAAGCTTAGGAGCTGTATTTGTCTTAATGACATGGTTGTACATTACTTCTATGATATTAATACTTGGAGCTGAAATAAATTCTGTATTAGCATTAAGGAAAAAACAAAGTGAAGAATAA
- a CDS encoding aldose 1-epimerase family protein, which produces MIYTLENDSIKITASTFGGELNSITSKKDNTEFLWNGDAKYWKYHAPILFPIVGKVKDGKYKVDGETFELPQHGLARTREFNMIEKDENHIIFELTWSEDTLKVYPYKFSLKITYTLVDNGVVTTYTVNNIDNKTIYFSIGAHPAFMCPIDSNEKFDDYYFEFNKKETSSTMQLDPLTGYLIHDKKEYLKDTNVIPLSFEIFKKDALIFDDLKSNIITLKSKNHNKTLSMDFTGFPYMALWTKSTGAPFVCIEPWYGHSDFNDFNGELKDKPGIEKLNINEIFNSNYTIYIK; this is translated from the coding sequence ATGATTTATACTTTAGAAAACGACTCCATAAAAATTACAGCTAGTACATTTGGTGGAGAATTAAACTCTATTACAAGTAAAAAAGATAATACTGAATTTCTATGGAATGGAGATGCTAAGTATTGGAAATATCACGCTCCAATCTTATTTCCAATAGTAGGTAAGGTTAAAGATGGAAAATATAAAGTTGATGGAGAAACCTTCGAGCTACCTCAACATGGTCTTGCAAGAACTCGTGAATTTAATATGATAGAAAAAGATGAAAATCATATAATCTTTGAACTTACTTGGTCTGAAGATACATTAAAAGTTTATCCATATAAATTCTCATTAAAAATAACTTATACACTTGTAGATAACGGTGTTGTAACTACTTATACAGTTAATAACATAGATAATAAAACAATTTACTTCTCTATTGGTGCACATCCAGCCTTTATGTGTCCAATAGATTCTAATGAAAAATTTGATGACTATTATTTTGAATTTAATAAAAAAGAAACTTCATCAACAATGCAATTAGATCCTTTAACAGGTTATCTTATACATGATAAAAAGGAATATTTAAAGGATACTAATGTAATACCTTTAAGTTTTGAAATATTTAAAAAGGATGCGTTAATATTCGATGATTTAAAATCGAATATAATAACATTAAAATCTAAAAATCACAACAAAACTTTATCTATGGATTTTACAGGGTTCCCATATATGGCATTATGGACTAAATCAACAGGAGCACCATTTGTTTGTATAGAACCTTGGTATGGACACTCTGATTTTAATGATTTTAATGGGGAATTAAAAGATAAACCAGGAATAGAAAAGTTAAATATTAATGAAATATTTAATTCAAACTACACAATTTATATAAAATAA